In Candidatus Planktophila versatilis, the genomic window CTAGATTCGATATTGATACCGATATTAAGTGAGAGCCCGGAAATATATGGAAATGGGTGTGATGGATCCACAACTAGGGGAGTCAGCACTGGAAAGACTCGCTTATCGTAATAATCCTTCAGCTGACTACGTTCTTCATCCGTGAGTTCGCTAATCTTGCAAAATTCAATGCCATGGGTAGCAAGCTCAGGGATGATGACATCTTTAAATCGCTCGGCTTGGATATTTACTAAATTCTGGGTGCGCTCAAGGACAATTTTCAGCAATTCTCTTGGTGTGTAACCGGCAGAGTTGGGTGTCGTCACGCCTCGCTCAATTTTTGCTTTCAGTGAGGCAACGCGCACCATAAAGAATTCATCTAGATTTGAAGAGAAGATCGACAGAAAGCGCACTCGCTCGAGAAGTGGAATAGTGGGATCTTCTGTCAGTTCCAGCACCCGAGTATCGAAATCGAGCCAGGTTAATTCTCTATCCTGGTAATTCGCTAACTGATCTCTCACGGTCTAAGAATGTCCTAATTCGGTAAATGGTAGGTAACCAACTGGTGAACTACCCACTTTACAAGCACTCCACCCATTATGAGAAAAGAGCGCTGAGCCTAAGCCTGGCTAGAACCTGGCGCGAAGTTGATCAAGGGCTCTTTGCACAAAGAGTGAAGTCTCCAGTGGAAGCACCCAACTCTCTTGTCCTTGAATTTTCTTGCCAAAATTTTCAATCATGAGCTGGTAGGGATCAACTGCATCAAATTCTTCAATGTTTTCACCTAAGCGCAATTGACTTTGTGAGTTCCACGATGTGAATGCTTCTTTGCCAACAAGTTCAACTGATTCTTTCTCGCCGTGCACAATCAAGCTTTGATTTTCTGGCATCTCAAAGGAGGCCACACCTTGTGCAGTAATAGAGCCAGCAAAGCGCAGCTGCCAGGTGGTGGTCAGATCAATTCCGGTCGGCCCCGTCGTGACATCACACTTTTGAATCTCCATCTGCGCGTTATCACCAACTAAGGCTGCCATGGCATGCAGTGGATACACGCCAACATCAAAGAGCGCTCCACCTCCCATAGCCGGTGAGAGTCGATAGTTGCCGTCAATGTTTGCTGGGAAAGTAAATGATGACTCAATCGAGTGCAACTTTCCGATATTTCCAGCTTTCACATAATCAACTAACCGTGCCATGCGTGGATGCCAACGTGACCACACTGCTTCAACGAGCAATCGATCATTTTCTCGGGCAGTCTTCACCATAAGCTCAACTTCACTTGAGTTAATAGCAAATGGTTTTTCACATAAGACATGCTTACCTGCCTTAAGTGCGGCAACGCTCCACTGGCAATGTAAGTGATTGGGAAGGCTGATATAGACGGCATCAACTAACGGATCATTGATTAGCGCTTCGTAACTTTCATGAATTGTTACAGGGTTCAGTGCTCGTGATCGCGCCGAGTCTCGACTAGCCACTGCCTGCACGATCGCATCCGATGCAGCATGCATCGCTGGTGCGATTGCTTTAGTTGCAATCCACCCTGCACCCAGCAGCCCCCAGCGAGTGTTCGTCATCGCAATAGTGAAGGTGTTATGGAACGGCCATTTGATTGCGCTGACTCTTCAGCTGCCTGCATGATTGCAACAACATCTCGGGATTGGGCGGTGGTGACATTCATTGGGATGTTGTTCTGTAAATAGGCGACAACGCTTTGGTGGAATGAATAAGGAGTAGGGGCGGTGTTGGTGATTACTTCCGATGTGCCATCGGCGCGATGGATTGTCAGAATTGCCGGTAAATCAGCGGGGGCTGACCCGGCAGCTGGATCCCAGTTACCGATAATCGCTCCCGTTGTTCCTAATACATAGAACTTTGGTTTACGAGCTGCGGCAAGATCTGAATTGGTAAAAGTTGCGCGAGCCCCACCTGCGAAGGTGATTGAAACATCTGCGTGGTCGGCATTTGTGACATGGGTCCAGAGTCGTTTTTGATTAATTCCGGTGACTGAATCCACCTTCCCCGGAATGATTGCCAAAATTTGATCAATGAAGTGACTGCCCCAGTCAAAGATGGCACCACCTGAGACTTCGACCATTGAGTGCCAATATGAACATGGCTTGGAGTAACCGCCGACAAAGCTCTCGTAAGAGAAGACTTCACCGATACTTCCATCATCAATAAGTTTCTTCATCGTCACAAAATCGGCATCAAAGCGACGGTTTTGATAGACAACGAGCAGCAGGTTCTTTGCGGCAGCCAACTCCATCAATTCGTCACACTCTTGCACCGTCAGCGCCATTGGTTTTTCCAAGATCACATTAATTCCGCGGGCTAGTGACTCCTTCGCCCATTGATAATGGCTGTTGGGTGGAGTTGAGATGACAACAAGTTCAAGTAGCCCAGAATCGAGCATCGCAGTTGAATCGGCAAAGGTTGTGACATCAGGTGCTAAGAGTTGCGCAGCAGCTAATCGCTCCGGATTTGTATCAGCCACAGCTACAAGGTGCAGACCTGGCGTTGCTGCGATTGCACGGTTGTGTTCATCACCGATTGCCCCATATGCGAGCAAGCCAACGCTTATCGCGCCGGAACTTTTGGACATTCAAACCCCTTTTTATTGTGCACTATTGCACTTCGAGTGAGGCGGGTCGGGCTCGAACCGACGACGACCAAATTATGAGTTTGGGGCTCTAACCAACTGAGCTACCGCCTCGTCGGGCGCAATCTTACGGGGTGGGGCCACGAGTATCGAGCCAAGGATTTCTGCAGAGCTTTTATGAGTTGTAAAACCACTTTAATTGGTGGAGCGCAGACCTTTACCCGCGTCCACTAAATGGCATCTTGGTAGCCATCACAGTTATAAATGGCACATTTGAAGTCAAGGGCAAACTAGCCATGAAAGCTACGGCATCTGCCACATTTTGTGGATCTATCGTTGGCTCAATCTTCGTTGATCCATCTGCTTGAGTTGCGCCAACTCGCATCACTTCAGCCATATCTGTATTGGCATTACCAATATCTATTTGGCCAACGGCGATATCAAAAGCGCGACCATCGAGTGAGGCGGTCTTGGTTAGTCCGGTCACAGCGTGTTTTGATGCTGTGTATGCCGATGAATTCGGGCGAGGAATTTGGGCAGAGATAGAACCGTTGTTGATGATGCGCCCACCCATCGGCGATTGAGTTTTCATGAGAGCAAATGCTTGTTGGGTGCAGTAGAAGACGCCAGAGATGTTTACATCCACTACCTTCTGCCAATCTTCAACTTTTACATCCTCTAACGGAACTCCCGGAATCACTACCCCAGCATTATTAAAAAGTAGGTCTACCCGACCGAAACTACTTTTGATTTGTGCAAAAAGAGATTTAACTGATTCGGGATCACTCACATCGCAGACAATGCCGACAGATCCGCCACCTGCTTCTTTAGCGACAGCGTCGATTGCAACCTTGTCACGTCCTGCAGCAACTACTAGCCAACCCTTTTGTGCCAGGGTAATGGCAGTAATACGACCCACGCCACGGCCTGCTCCTGTTACGACTGCAATCTGCTTCATTTGCTTCGCCCCGGAATCTTTCCATCTAGTTCGTCATCAATATGGACCTGAATAATCTCATCAAGTGTATTTTCAGCTTTAAAGCCAAGTGCTCTAGCTCTTGCACTTGTAATGTCGGGGAAGTTCCAGTTAGAGAGCATTTTTTCGATCACAGGATCAGGCTCATCTTTGATGAGTGCAACAATCTCATCTCCCGCCACCCTGCGAAGTGCATCAATTTCATCACCGACCGTGCCCCAAACCCCAGGCATCATCATTGCTCTGTTATCACCGAGAACCGATGTATCTAAATTCGCTGCATGGACAAGAAAACCAACTGCCGAACGAGGTGAAGCGAAATAGTTAGTAGCACTCTTTGAAGCAGGAAGTATGGCCTCTATTCCAACAAGTGGCTCGCGGAGAATATTTGAGAAGAATCCAGAGGCAGCCTTATTAGGTTTTCCTGGGCGAACGCAGATTGTGGGAAGTCGCAGACTTACGCCGTCGACAAAACCCCGTCGGCTATAGTCGTTGACAAGCAGCTCTGAAATTGCTTTCTGAGTGCCATAACTAGTACGAGGCTGCAGATGAAAATCATCATGGATGATCTCTGGGTAAGGCCCGCCATAAACGGCGACAGATGAGGTGAAGACTAATCGCGGCATGTAACCGTTACCAGTAAGACGAATTGCCTCAAGGATGTTCTTAATTCCCTCTACATTGACGCTGTAACCCTTTTCGAAATTAGCCTCTGCCTCACCTGACACAACAGCAGCGAGATGAAAAATGACATCTGGCTTATTTGTAATGAGAGATTGTGCAATTACGGGGTTTGTAATATCTGCAACTACTGGTTTTATTGGAAATTTTGCCGTGGTCGATAACGCTGGAGCCGCAAAGGCATCTGCCAGTGTAAGTTCAGCTATCTCTCGATTACCGAGCTTGCCTGAGCGCGCTAAGTTGTGGGCTAATTTCTGCCCGACCATGCCGCCACCACCGATAATCAAAATTCTCATATCTTTACCCTAGAGGAAAAGTTTTAATATTCCAAGGAAAATCGGTGATGGGTGCGATTATGCGGACTGACTCATTTATGAGTTCATCGTTCCCTTTATTTTTCTTAGCCTCTCAGAACTCGTTCTACATCAATCGGCAAAATAAACGTTAAGGGTGGAGCAACTATGCAAAATTACCCGCATTGAGTTCAATACTTTTCTCTCAACCAATCTCGCCAGATGACCACTTGTTCTTCAATGAGTAATGATTCCCCTAAACCCCTTGGAATTCGCTGATCATGCTCTGGAACATAGGGGATAGTGATGGGTTTTTTCGCTAAATCTGCGCTGAGATTTTTCACAGGCTTTGAAAAAACTTTACCGACAAGCTCTGCCCAATGACTGAGTTCACGGCCCTTATCTGAACCAATATGAATCGAACCAGCTTGACCCAACCCCAAGACGTAGATCAAAGCGCTAGCCATGTCAGCGGCGTATTCGTAAGATCTCACGGTAGCTGGGTTTACTGCGAGGTTAATTTCATCTTCATACATCCCCGAATGCATAAAATTACCTATGGAGTAATGCTCCTGAAGTGGCACTCTCGGGCCCATAAAGGAGAATAACCTGGCGTTAATTCCTTTCACTGCCCCTTCAATGGTGGCAGCTTCAATCAATTTCTCGGTTTCAATTTTTGCTCTCGCATACTCGCTATCAACTTCATCAGAAGGGTCAAGATCTCGCCTTGGCCAATTGAGGGGAATGTTCTCCAAGGAGCTAGGTGATTTTTCATAGATAGCACCGGAACTTGTATGCAAAAAAATCGGCGGGACATCTTGTTTTTTCGCAATCTCAAGTAAATTTTGAGCACCTGTAACACTTGACTCAAAAACATTTCCTAGGTCACCAGCCCGAGTGGCGGTAGTCGTCGGAGTAGCGGCATGAACAATGTGAGTAAAGGTACCTGCGATTTCTTTGCACACCCTTATATCTGACTCAATGATCTTCACATTTTTCTTTGACGTCAGATCAATCCAAGCGTTGACTTTAGATGCATTACGAGTGATCCCAGTGATTTCAATCTTTAAACCGAACTCTTTATTGAGATGCATTAATGATTCAACTAACCACGATCCGACAAATCCCGTCATGCCAGAAATCAGAAAGGAGGCTTTCTCAAGATTAATGTCATTTTCTTGGAAATACTTTGCAACCAAATCAAGATCGGCTTTCGGCAAAGATTTCATGTGCTAATGCTATGTTCGATTGGAACTAGTTCGCCCCTTGGACTCAGGCGCTTAATAACTCTTTAGATAGGTCATGCAATCTCATCTGTTTCAAAGCGAGTTGGAGGGATGAAGGCGTGAGGTTTTCTCCACTCAGATGACTCGGCTGGGTTTGTCTCGGGAGGACCTGACCTAGCGCCACCCCTAGATGATGAGCGTGGGCAGATGAGAGCGGATAGAAGATTGTGGTGAATTCTTGAGAAAAAGGGTTGACCTTATTGGCGATAGGGATTTGAATAGCTGAAGTTTCTTTTGGAAACGATTCTAGAATCAAGGGGGAAAGATGAAGAGTTTGAAGAAGAAAGCCTCAATGCTCGCAGTGGCCTCACTGCTTGGAATGGGTTTAAATAGCACTAGCGCACAAGGCGCTGAAGTTGTAATCGGAATGAGTTCACCATCTCTTGCAGATGCCGGGCAGCAAGTTATTGCAGCTGGCGTTAAGACCTGGGTGGCAAAGCAAGGCTGGACACTCGTTGCTAAGAACGCAAATGGTGTCGCCAAAGATCAGGCAACACAGATTGAAGCACTCATTGAGCAAAAAGTTAGCGCGATTATTCTGGTTCCAGCAGATGCAGCAGCAATTTGCGCACCTATAGCTAAGGCTGAAGCAGCTGGTATTCCTGTCTTTGCAATCGACAGATTGCCAGATGGCTGCAAAGTTGCAGCAACTGTGTTGGCAGATAATTACCTAGCTGGCCAAGACTCCGGTAAGGCAATGGTCAAACTTCTTACTAAGAAGTATGGATCAGCAAAGGGTATCGTCCTTGAGATTCAAGGCGACATGTCAAGCATCACCGCCCAAGACCGTGGAAACGGATTTGATGATGTTATTAAGAAGTATCCAAAGATAACTCTCATCAAGAAGCCAACTAAATGGACTGAGGCTGAATTCTCTAAAGCCACACGTGACGTTGCATCAACTAAAAAACTTGATGGTATCTACATGCACTCCGACTGTGTCGGTTCAGTTGTAGTGACAACAGCACTGAAATCCGTTAACAAGCTCTTCAAGCGTGGAAATGCAAAGCATGTATTCCTTACCGGAGTAGATGGATGCTCAGCCACAATGAAGGTATTCCGCGATGGGTATTTTGATGCAACCTCAAGCCAGGCCTTGCCTGATTTCGGGTCAGTAACAAATCTTGTCAAGGTTGTACTTGAAGGTGGATCAATCACTGAAGGCGCTTTTGCTGCTGAAGGTGCTTCAGGACCAATCTCTGGAAAGATCAAGAACGGCCCAGCTGGCCCAACATTGGCGTTGAAGACAATTCCGGTTACACCGGCAAATGTCGACAACACCGCTTTGTGGGGTAATGCTAAGTAGTTGAGTTAAAAATTCTCCCCGGAGAGATCAGCAATGATCTCTCCGGGGAGAATTAACACTTTTATATGGATGATTGGCGTAGTCTTTTAATAATTAATCTCTTGGAAAAGGATTCGTCTTGAAGAATGAAATGTGCTTGGAAGCTATTGAAGCTACCAAGATCTATGGCAAGACTACGGTTTTGCAGAACGTATCTATGAATGTGCTTAAGGGAGAGGTACACGGGCTTGTTGGTCGCAACGGTGCCGGAAAGTCCACGCTAGTAGGTGGCATCACCGGACTCGTAACGCTAGACCACGGTCATGTAATTTTTGATGGCGTAAAACTTGAACCAGGCAATCCTGAATTCGCACTTAAAGCGGGCATCGCAATTGTTCCGCAACAAATGAGTTCATTCCGCACGCTTTCGGTAGGAGAAAATTTATTTGTTGGCCGCCTGCCCATGGGTAAGCACGGCTTGGTTAATTGGACAAAAGTCTGGGAGATGGCTGAAACTTCTCTGAAATTAGTTGGTCTAGATATTGACCCGAGAGTTCCTATTGCAACTCTTGGTGTTGCATCCCGACAGATGATTGCAATCGCGCAGGCGCTATCTCGATCTGCAAAACTGATAATTCTTGATGAACCAACCGCAGCCTTAGCAAAACCTGAAATTGATAGACTCTTCAAATTAATAGAGAATTTATCTGACTCCGGCGTTTCAATTATTTATATTTCACACCACCTTCAAGAAGTTTTTGCTATTACAGAGAGAGTGACAGTGCTGCGCGATGGCTTATCGCGAGGGACTTTTCAAACTTCTGAAATTTCATCCGATGATTTGATTAGGGAGATGGGGGCTAGCTCTGCGCTCACGAAGAGAGCTCGCAAATCAGATAGTCACTCATCAGATTCGGATCTCGGTAAGAGCGCAGTTGTGCTTGATGTTAAAGATTTAAGTAAGGAAAATGCTTTTAGCCAAATCTCTCTCACGATTCGAACTGGTGAAGTTGTTGGGTTAACCGGGTTAGAGGGATGCGGAAAGCATGAATTAGTTCAGACACTTTTCGGCTTGCAAGGAGCGACATCGGGTAGCGCTGAATACGGTGGCGCAAGTAGCGTTGCAAAGCGCCCCAAAGAAGCGATTTCACGGGGAGTGGGATATCTATCGCAGGATCGTCGAGGAGAAAGCGTATTCGAAAAATTCAACGTTGCAGATAATCTCACGATGACAGTACTTGATAGGTTGCAGAATAAATGGGGCCTGCAATTCCCAAGTAAGGCTAGAAAAGTATCTAAGGATGCAATTAAAACTTACAGCATTGTTTGTACAGGTCCCGGTCAAATTGTTGGCACATTAAGTGGAGGCAACCAGCAAAAGGTTGCACTTGCCAAAATGTTGCAATCCGGTCCTTCTTTGTTACTTCTTGAGGAGCCGACGCAAGGTGTTGATATTGCAGCCAAGGCGAGCATTACGACCATCGTTGCAGAGGCTTGTGAGCGTGGCGCAGGAGTGCTACTCATCTCAGATGAAGTAGAGACTTTGTTACAGGTAACTGACCGAGTCATCGTTCTATATAAGGGCAATAAAGTTAGTGAGTTTGAAACTGAAGATTTAGATGGCGAAACACTTATCCGAGCAATCGAAGGGATCAACGCATGAAAAGAGTAAAATGGATCAACAGATTGGTTGACCATCTAATTTGGATTGTGTTAGCTGTAACAGTTATTGTGATAGCCCTGACAATTGATACCTTCTTCCAGTTCAATAACCTTTCTAATGTGCTGCTTCATGGCACAGTCCTTGGCCTTTTATCTATTGCCGCCGCAACGGTAATTATCGGCGGAGATCAAGATCTCTCGCTCGGTGTGAATATGGGTTTTGTTGGTTATCTGGTTGCCTGGATATCTTTAGGCGAAGGAGATGTCGGTAGTGGTTGGAATGTAAATCCAATTCTTGCAGCATTTATCGGCATTGCCGTGGGTATTGGAATTGGCTGGGTAAATGGCTCATTGGTAACTCGACTTAAGATGGATAGTTTCCTTGTAACTCTCGGAAGTCTTATTGTTTTGGGTGGACTTACCTATGTGTTAAATCAGGCCAGAACTTTGAACGGAATCGACCCGGCCCTGTTGTTTTTAGGAGGAGAGAAATCATTTGGAGTTCCTAACTCAGTAATTCTTACTGCCTGCGCCTTTGGACTTGCGATAATGATCTCTCGCTTTACCAGTAGCGGACGTCGTCTTTATGCAGTGGGAAGCAATGCAGTAGCTGCACGAGCTGCAGGTATTGATCCAGGTGCGGTAAAGCGTCGCATGTTTATGGTTGCCGGAGGAACTGCCGGCGTTGCCGGATTGCTCATCATCGGAGAACTTGGGTCAGCGCCAGCAAATGTTGGTCAGGGTGTGATTTTTGAAGTATTTGCTGCAACAGTTATTGGTGGGGTAAGTCTTTCCGGAGGACGTGGGTCTTACTTCGATGTCTTAGGAGGAGTGCTTTTGTTATCAATCATCGCAAATGCTCTCAACCTCACTACTATCGACCCATTCTGGGTAGAGCCAATTCGAGGATTTATCATTTTGTTCGCCGTCTTCTTGGACTCACAGCGTGAGACTTTGCGCCTGTGGCTCTTTAAGCATGCAACATCCTAAAGTTGCGATGAAAGCACTTTTCATCACTGCTCCTCAAAAGTGGGAGATTTTAGAAGTCCCTACTCCCGAAATCACTCAAGCTGAGGTGCTTCTTCGTGTTGGCTTTGTCGGACTTTGCGGTACTGACCTGGAGCTACTAAACGGAAAGCATCCATATTTTTCAACAAATAATGCTTCTTTCCCAATGCAAATTGGGCATGAGATGAGCGGAACAATTGTTCAATCCATGAATCCAGCTTTACCTGTTGGTACGCAAGTGATTATGGATCCAATCGTAGGGTGCGGAAATTGTGAAGGTTGCAAAAATCGTGCGACGTGGTGTCAGGAGCGCGTTGAGATTGGAGTACGACGCGGGGGACCCGGTGCATTGGCAGAGTATGTAAAAGTCCCTATGGGAAATGTTTATCCGATTCCACAAGGAGTTTCACTTCGTGATGCAACTCTTACCGAGCCGGCAGTCACTGCCATTAATGGCGTATCTAGAATTCAAGCCTCTGGGGGTCGCGCACTAGTAGTGGGAGATGGCACTATTGGAATAATTGCTGCGCAAGTTCTTGCACATAGAGGCTGGAAGGTGCAAGTAGCAGTTCTCAATGAAGTAAGTGCAGAGCGTGTGCGTTCGCTGGGATTTGAACCTGTCATGCCACATCAAATGGAAAGCATTTCAGTCAATGTTGTCGTTGAGGCTGCAGGCACAAATCGTTCCATCCAATCCACATTTAAGGCTGTATCTGCGGGTGGCGAGGTTGTGCTCCTTGGAGTTCCAGATAAACCTATGGAAGGTTTCGATATTGCCGATCTCGTATTACGTGAGATCTCTATTTATGGAGTACTCAATGGGCCTGGTTTGTATAACGAGGCACTTGAACTGATTGCTAAGGGTGTTATTCAGTCATCAAAAATTATTGATCAAGTCTTTGACTTTGCCCAGTTTGGTGATGCAATCAAGTTATTAGCTAACCCAGATAGGAAATTGCCTAAAATCCTCATCGGTATGTAAGTAGCCAGTTAGTTCTGCTTGGTCAGTTGCAGTACCTCAGTGGCGCTGCATTCCTCGGCGGCCCCAGAACTCCCAGAGGGCCATCACACTCAAAACAAGTGCGAATCCGAAGAGAACATCCTCTGCTGGAGCGGAGAAGAATCGAAGTCCCACAATCGCATCAGGGCTATACATCACGATATTTCTTGAGGTGAGCCACCAATTTGTCAGAAACTGGAATGGCAAGATGATTGCATAAGAGGTCCAGAATGCTGGTCGCGTGAGCATGGAAGTTTTAAAGAGAAAGAGGTCTGCCATAACCGCTATGGCAAATGCGGTAATTGCGATATCAGAGTAAATCATTCGCCGAACTCATCTTTACGCCAGTGTGGTTTAACGGTGGTGACGCCCTCAATCGTAAAGATAGCTGCCATCGGAATCACCATAAAGAAAATATATTCCTCTAGCGGAATACTAAACGGTCCATAAATCCCTAACATTTGTTCCCGATCGAAGAACCAGTGGCCTTGTGCGATTGCATAGGCATCCCAAGCAAGAAAAAAAATACTGATGGGCAAAACGCTAATTGCTACTCGCTTGATGCGACGCAAGACGCCGGTCTTCAAATAGATCTCTAGCCAGGCCGAGCCGCAGAAGGTAAATATGAGCATCGCCATATAAGACCACTGTTTCATGCCTGCATTTTTGCATATAACTCTGTGAAAAATTGCTACTGTGTTCGCTATGAGTGAGACTAAATTACGGCTCTTTAGCCGGGTCCGCACTCTCTCCAGCGCGGTGATTGCCATTGCTACCGTGCTCTCACTGCTCTTCTCGCAGTGGCTTGGAACAAACTCCCTGGGCTGGCAGTTAGTTCTGGCAACGATCGCCTTAGCTATTGGTATTCCACATGGCGCCCTAGATCATCTGGTCACACTTCCTAAGGCAGCTCCTATTCGGATGGCGTTATTTATCATGCTCTACGTCGCCATCGCCCTACTCGCTATCTATGCAATCCTGCGATGGAACGTCTGGGGATTCATCTTTGTTGTCATCATGAGTGCCACCCACTTTGGAATCGGAGATGCAGCATTCTTAAGTGAGAAAGATTCACTAGATGGCAGTTCCCGAATTCCGGCTTGGTTCTATGCACCTGCTGCTGGGCTGCTTCCGGTTGCCATCCCGCTGGTAAACAGCCGCAGTACCGATGCACTTGAAAAAGTTAATCCTGCGCTGATTAATTGGCATAGTGGGTTCACTACTGAAATTCTGATGGCAGTTGCCGTAGTTACAACTCTTTGCCTTCTGGCACTGCTCCAACGTAAGCGTTATCGAGATGCACTCGACATTCTGCTCTTGGCCGCCCTCGCCTCCTTTGCACCACCTCTTGTGGCGTTTGCCGTCTACTTCGGCTGTTGGCATGCAATGCGCCATACCGCTCGTCTTACCTCACTCTTACCTAATTCAGAGAGTGCATACTTGCGGGGACGCCCTGGTCAGGCCTTTGTGGCCGCCGTTATTCCAGGGCTGCCAGCACTTGTTGGAACATTAATCTTCGTCGTTATCTTGGCTGGCTTTTCACAACAAGATCTCAGTGACAAATTCTTATGGTTGACCTTGGTCACAATCTGGGCGCTAACAGTTCCTCACATGATAGTCACAGCCAGATTAGACCGCGCCGCACTCAAGAAATAAGTACCGCTTAGTTACTCTTGCCCACATGCTTAAGAAAACTCTTGTTGTGCTCTTACTTCTTAGCGCTACGCCTTCAGCACATGCGGCGCCTGTATATGTTTTTCCGGTAGCAAATTGCGAAGTGAACTATGCACGAGCACATCATGACTATGCCGCGACAGATATTTTGGCAAAGGCGGGCTGCAAATTCGTGGCACCTATTAACGGCGTTGTTGATGAAGTTAATCGGGTAGATACCTGGCGGAGTCCACCTAATCTAGGAATCACACGAGGTGGTTTATCTGTGTCAATTATTGGTGAAGATGGTGTTCGTTACTACGGTTCACATCTGCGATCCATTCCGCTTAGCATTCAGCCCGGCGTTGCAGTTACCGCAGGTCGCATCCTCGGAGCAATTGGAGCTACCGGAAGTGCGCGCGGAACATCGCCACATCTTCACTTTGGAATTTCCTGGCCAACACCGCCAGATACGTGGTGGGTGCGTCGTGGAGAAGTTCTACCGTGGAAGTATTTAGATGCCTGGAAGAACGGTAATGATTTATCTCCCGCAAAAGCTGTTGCTGCAATGAAAGCTAAAGTTGGCGAGATACCACCGGAGCCTAAGAAGTAATTATTTTTGGGAAAAAAATAAGGCCCGTACGATTTCTCGCACGGGCCTTACTTATAAGTGAATTTAGTTAGCGTTCACTGCATCTGCCTGAGGACCCTTAGGACCCTGGACAACCTCGAATGACACTGACTGACCCTCTTCAAGGGACTTGTAACCGTTTCCTTGGATTGCTGAGTAGTGAACGAAAACATCTTGTCCGCCACCATCAACTGCAATGAAACCGAAACCCTTTTCAGAGTTGAACCACTTAACTGTACCTGTTGCCATATTTTTTACTATTCCTTCGATATGTGTAGGTGTTCGAGAATTCCTCGACCACCAGTCTTCGTCTTGCGTTCAGCCATACCGAGTAAAGAAGTAAATCTAACAACGGGTACTGATTAAAGCGTCCGACTAGGGAAAAGCGTACCGGCAATACATGGGTATTCCTATTCCGTAAACAGCTCATACCAACCCAGATCACGCTCAAAAAATGGCTGGGGATTCACAAAGTCAGTCAAAAGTTGTATAAATGAGGTACTCAACTACCAAAGAGTAAGCGTTTGTGGATCGGGGAAGGTCGCACAAGGCAGCCTTGGTAGGAGTTTTTCATATGCACGACAAACGCTATGCCGGATTGATTACCATCCACTCGGCGCCATCACCCCTGCGCCAACATATTGAGTGGGGGTTGAATGCAATTCTTGGCATCACACACGAATACTCATGGCGTGATCAACCACTAGCAACCGGCACCTTGCGCACCATCATTGAATATCGCGCTCCACTTGGAACTGCG contains:
- a CDS encoding sugar ABC transporter ATP-binding protein, whose amino-acid sequence is MKNEMCLEAIEATKIYGKTTVLQNVSMNVLKGEVHGLVGRNGAGKSTLVGGITGLVTLDHGHVIFDGVKLEPGNPEFALKAGIAIVPQQMSSFRTLSVGENLFVGRLPMGKHGLVNWTKVWEMAETSLKLVGLDIDPRVPIATLGVASRQMIAIAQALSRSAKLIILDEPTAALAKPEIDRLFKLIENLSDSGVSIIYISHHLQEVFAITERVTVLRDGLSRGTFQTSEISSDDLIREMGASSALTKRARKSDSHSSDSDLGKSAVVLDVKDLSKENAFSQISLTIRTGEVVGLTGLEGCGKHELVQTLFGLQGATSGSAEYGGASSVAKRPKEAISRGVGYLSQDRRGESVFEKFNVADNLTMTVLDRLQNKWGLQFPSKARKVSKDAIKTYSIVCTGPGQIVGTLSGGNQQKVALAKMLQSGPSLLLLEEPTQGVDIAAKASITTIVAEACERGAGVLLISDEVETLLQVTDRVIVLYKGNKVSEFETEDLDGETLIRAIEGINA
- a CDS encoding ABC transporter permease, whose translation is MKRVKWINRLVDHLIWIVLAVTVIVIALTIDTFFQFNNLSNVLLHGTVLGLLSIAAATVIIGGDQDLSLGVNMGFVGYLVAWISLGEGDVGSGWNVNPILAAFIGIAVGIGIGWVNGSLVTRLKMDSFLVTLGSLIVLGGLTYVLNQARTLNGIDPALLFLGGEKSFGVPNSVILTACAFGLAIMISRFTSSGRRLYAVGSNAVAARAAGIDPGAVKRRMFMVAGGTAGVAGLLIIGELGSAPANVGQGVIFEVFAATVIGGVSLSGGRGSYFDVLGGVLLLSIIANALNLTTIDPFWVEPIRGFIILFAVFLDSQRETLRLWLFKHATS
- a CDS encoding zinc-dependent alcohol dehydrogenase, with product MQHPKVAMKALFITAPQKWEILEVPTPEITQAEVLLRVGFVGLCGTDLELLNGKHPYFSTNNASFPMQIGHEMSGTIVQSMNPALPVGTQVIMDPIVGCGNCEGCKNRATWCQERVEIGVRRGGPGALAEYVKVPMGNVYPIPQGVSLRDATLTEPAVTAINGVSRIQASGGRALVVGDGTIGIIAAQVLAHRGWKVQVAVLNEVSAERVRSLGFEPVMPHQMESISVNVVVEAAGTNRSIQSTFKAVSAGGEVVLLGVPDKPMEGFDIADLVLREISIYGVLNGPGLYNEALELIAKGVIQSSKIIDQVFDFAQFGDAIKLLANPDRKLPKILIGM
- a CDS encoding lycopene cyclase domain-containing protein, which encodes MIYSDIAITAFAIAVMADLFLFKTSMLTRPAFWTSYAIILPFQFLTNWWLTSRNIVMYSPDAIVGLRFFSAPAEDVLFGFALVLSVMALWEFWGRRGMQRH
- a CDS encoding lycopene cyclase domain-containing protein encodes the protein MKQWSYMAMLIFTFCGSAWLEIYLKTGVLRRIKRVAISVLPISIFFLAWDAYAIAQGHWFFDREQMLGIYGPFSIPLEEYIFFMVIPMAAIFTIEGVTTVKPHWRKDEFGE
- a CDS encoding Brp/Blh family beta-carotene 15,15'-dioxygenase, encoding MSETKLRLFSRVRTLSSAVIAIATVLSLLFSQWLGTNSLGWQLVLATIALAIGIPHGALDHLVTLPKAAPIRMALFIMLYVAIALLAIYAILRWNVWGFIFVVIMSATHFGIGDAAFLSEKDSLDGSSRIPAWFYAPAAGLLPVAIPLVNSRSTDALEKVNPALINWHSGFTTEILMAVAVVTTLCLLALLQRKRYRDALDILLLAALASFAPPLVAFAVYFGCWHAMRHTARLTSLLPNSESAYLRGRPGQAFVAAVIPGLPALVGTLIFVVILAGFSQQDLSDKFLWLTLVTIWALTVPHMIVTARLDRAALKK
- a CDS encoding M23 family metallopeptidase, giving the protein MLKKTLVVLLLLSATPSAHAAPVYVFPVANCEVNYARAHHDYAATDILAKAGCKFVAPINGVVDEVNRVDTWRSPPNLGITRGGLSVSIIGEDGVRYYGSHLRSIPLSIQPGVAVTAGRILGAIGATGSARGTSPHLHFGISWPTPPDTWWVRRGEVLPWKYLDAWKNGNDLSPAKAVAAMKAKVGEIPPEPKK